A section of the Streptomyces sp. Je 1-369 genome encodes:
- a CDS encoding endonuclease/exonuclease/phosphatase family protein, producing MRIALPAVLLTALLVFPGVLPNTPGHLGSLVETALPWFGLGIPLLLAAAAVRRSLKGLAFALVPTVAWAALFGPGLVSLPQPSPGRTDFQVLTLNVGGDRTAPRDVARDILAADADVVALEKVPNGAMKTYEQELHAIYPHRATGDTLGLWSRYPLHGVEKLDLGGAWPHAVRAVARTPVGDTAVYAVRLPSVRVTVREGFAVRRRDASAARLAERVARDPARRVVVLGDLNGSLRDRGLAPLTHRLRPAGGGSGHGPGFTWPAAFPVVRLDHVLLRGLTPTGTTVLPDLGSDHRPVLTGLRSFR from the coding sequence ATGCGTATCGCCCTCCCCGCCGTCCTCCTCACGGCGCTCCTGGTCTTCCCCGGCGTGCTGCCCAACACGCCGGGGCACCTGGGGAGTCTGGTGGAGACCGCGCTGCCGTGGTTCGGCCTCGGCATTCCGCTCCTGCTGGCGGCGGCAGCGGTGCGCCGCTCGCTCAAGGGGCTCGCCTTCGCCCTGGTCCCGACGGTCGCCTGGGCCGCCCTGTTCGGTCCGGGCCTCGTCTCCTTGCCCCAACCGAGCCCCGGCCGTACCGACTTCCAGGTCCTCACCCTCAACGTCGGCGGCGACCGCACCGCGCCACGCGACGTCGCCCGCGACATCCTCGCCGCCGACGCCGACGTGGTGGCCTTGGAGAAGGTGCCGAACGGCGCCATGAAGACGTACGAGCAGGAGCTCCACGCCATCTACCCGCACCGCGCGACGGGCGACACGCTCGGTCTGTGGTCCCGGTATCCGCTGCACGGAGTCGAGAAGCTCGACCTGGGCGGTGCCTGGCCGCACGCGGTACGGGCCGTGGCCCGCACGCCCGTCGGCGACACGGCGGTGTACGCGGTGCGGCTGCCGTCCGTACGGGTCACCGTCCGCGAAGGCTTCGCCGTGCGGCGGCGCGACGCGAGCGCGGCCCGGCTGGCCGAGCGGGTCGCCCGGGATCCGGCGCGGCGCGTGGTGGTCCTCGGCGACCTCAACGGCAGTCTGCGGGACCGGGGCCTGGCCCCGCTGACCCACAGGCTGCGCCCCGCGGGTGGCGGGTCGGGCCACGGCCCGGGTTTCACCTGGCCCGCCGCGTTCCCCGTCGTCCGTCTCGACCACGTCCTGCTGCGCGGCCTCACGCCGACGGGGACGACGGTCCTTCCGGACCTGGGCAGCGACCACCGGCCGGTCCTCACCGGGCTGCGGTCCTTCCGGTGA
- a CDS encoding nitrate/sulfonate/bicarbonate ABC transporter ATP-binding protein → MNNTSAVAVADPTVITVRGLHKHFASPTGGVLPVLQDIDLTVREGEIVALLGKSGSGKSTLLRHIAGLLAPSAGTVHYRGRRVNGPNPGTAMLFQSFALMPWLTVQQNVELGLQAQGVEPIARRERALAAIDMVGLDGFENAYPKELSGGMRQRVGFARALVVEPDVLLMDEPFSALDVLTAQTLRNELVELLTRPESPTCTALLVTHSIEEAVQLADRILILGTDPGTIEVELRVDLPRPRNRRTRGFEALIEDAYECLTGERAELPPALGTHDPLRAASPLPHADVEQLTGLLEELDSRGGAVDLPSLADALNYEVDDLMPLVEAAVTLAYARIRAGELRLTTTGSGFACADILTRKHLFAAAVLANVPLIATIRTLLMASGSGRLREHHVTERLRASSSDRASRQQLNTAITWGRYAELFEYDARDRVLLLPREDQVAGDER, encoded by the coding sequence ATGAACAACACCTCAGCCGTCGCCGTCGCGGACCCCACGGTCATCACCGTCCGCGGCCTGCACAAGCACTTCGCCTCCCCCACCGGCGGTGTGCTGCCGGTCCTCCAGGACATCGACCTGACCGTGCGCGAGGGCGAGATCGTCGCGCTCCTGGGCAAGTCCGGTTCCGGCAAGTCGACGCTGCTGCGCCACATCGCGGGCCTCCTCGCCCCGTCCGCCGGCACGGTCCACTACCGGGGCAGGCGGGTGAACGGCCCGAACCCGGGCACGGCCATGCTCTTCCAGTCGTTCGCCCTCATGCCGTGGCTCACGGTGCAGCAGAACGTCGAACTCGGCCTCCAGGCGCAGGGCGTCGAGCCGATCGCGCGCCGGGAGCGGGCCCTTGCGGCCATCGACATGGTCGGCCTCGACGGCTTCGAGAACGCCTACCCGAAGGAGCTCTCCGGCGGTATGCGCCAGCGGGTCGGCTTCGCTCGTGCCCTGGTCGTCGAGCCGGACGTGCTGCTGATGGACGAGCCGTTCTCCGCCCTCGACGTACTGACCGCGCAGACCCTGCGCAACGAACTCGTCGAACTGCTCACCCGTCCCGAAAGCCCCACCTGTACCGCCCTCCTGGTCACCCACTCCATCGAGGAGGCCGTCCAGCTCGCCGACCGCATCCTGATACTCGGCACCGACCCCGGCACCATCGAGGTCGAGCTGCGGGTGGACCTCCCGCGCCCCCGCAACCGCCGTACCCGCGGCTTCGAGGCGCTCATCGAGGACGCGTACGAATGCCTGACCGGCGAGCGGGCCGAACTCCCGCCCGCCCTCGGCACGCACGACCCGCTCCGGGCCGCCTCTCCCCTGCCGCACGCCGACGTGGAGCAGCTCACCGGGCTCCTTGAGGAGCTCGACAGCCGGGGCGGCGCCGTGGACCTCCCCTCTCTGGCGGACGCGCTGAACTACGAGGTCGACGACCTGATGCCGTTGGTGGAGGCGGCGGTGACGCTCGCCTACGCCCGGATCCGGGCCGGTGAGCTGCGGCTCACCACCACCGGCAGCGGCTTCGCCTGCGCCGACATCCTCACCCGCAAGCATCTCTTCGCCGCCGCCGTGCTCGCCAACGTCCCGCTCATCGCCACCATTCGTACGCTCCTCATGGCGTCCGGCAGCGGGCGCCTTCGGGAGCACCACGTCACGGAACGGCTGCGCGCGAGCTCCTCGGACCGCGCCTCGCGGCAGCAGCTCAACACCGCCATCACGTGGGGCCGTTACGCCGAACTCTTCGAGTACGACGCCCGTGACCGCGTCCTGCTGCTGCCGCGCGAGGACCAGGTGGCGGGGGACGAGCGATGA